In one Xiphophorus couchianus chromosome 17, X_couchianus-1.0, whole genome shotgun sequence genomic region, the following are encoded:
- the LOC114160713 gene encoding protein mono-ADP-ribosyltransferase PARP11-like — protein sequence MVVDAGSYVSKIDFSVMLQTDLTTGKQRRIQRNFNLENRCSCFCSPPVSWEHLDATAPYQLIPLDKRTPEYQDVAHYITHNGLLNKTIVSITRIQNMDLWEMYCRKTKQLMRLQGTNSIQERWLFHGTDSENIASICTNNFDLWLAGQHGKLYGKGIYFTTCAFYANTYSSIRRASTNGKLTKVIFLARVMVGKLKLGEFYFSKPDHGSLFTTAVWMISTIR from the exons ATGGTTGTAGATGCCGGCAGCTATGTGagcaaaatagatttttcag TGATGTTACAGACGGACCTCACCACAGGGAAACAAAGAAGAATCCAACGCAACTTTAATCTTGAGAATAG GTGTTCCTGTTTCTGTTCTCCACCTGTTTCCTGGGAACATTTGGATGCTACAGCTCCTTACCAG TTGATTCCACTGGATAAACGCACCCCAGAGTATCAGGATGTGGCTCATTATATCACACATAATGGACTCCTGAATAAGACCATAGTATCAATAACAAGGATACAAAACATGGACCTCTGGGAAATGTATTGCAG aaaaacGAAACAACTAATGAGGCTTCAGGGTACCAACAGCATTCAAGAGAGATGGCTTTTCCACGGCACTGACAGTGAAAATATTGCCAGCATTTGCACAAATAACTTTGATTTATGGTTGGCTGGACAACATGGGAAACTTTATGGCAAAG ggaTATATTTTACCACGTGTGCATTCTATGCAAACACATACAGTAGCATCAGGAGAGCTTCAACAAACGGTAAACTCACTAAAGTGATCTTTCTTGCTCGGGTGATGGTTGGGAAATTGAAACTTGGAgagttttatttctctaaacCAGATCATGGAAGCCTTTTCACGACAGCTGTGTGGATGATCTCGACGATCCGATGA